CTCCCGCGCAACGGGGCGTGCGCGGACGGGATGACCGTCATCGGCAGCGACGACATCGCCAAGTACATCACCGACCACATCGAGAACCTCAGTGAGAACACCGGTGACTTCCCGGTGTTCTACACTCCCCTGGCCGCCAGCGACACCCGCTCCAACACCAGTGAGCTGAACGAGGACGGGTTCTACTCCGAGCTGGACACGTTCACGGCGGAGGAACTCGACCTCGGGGAGGAGAACCCCGGGCGGGAACGGCCCTCGACCGCGCACGCGGTCATGGCCAACGACACCCTCACGGTCGTGGCCCGGGCGGCGACCCGGGCGGGGCTGGCGGACATGGAGCACCGCGGGGACTGGGAGACACCCACCTACCTGGACGTGGAGCTCCGCGCGACCGAGCGGGTCGCCGGAGTGAGCGGCGTGCTCGGTTTCGGGGGAGAGGAGGACCGCTGGAAGGACGACAAGCTCGTGCAGCTCGTCCAGGCCGGGCCCCGGCAGGAGCAGCAGTTCATCGCGGCGTGCGGGCGTATCACTCCCAGCACGGGCGACACGGGCCCCAACTGCTACCGGTGATCCGGTTCCGCCGGTGGTCGTCCCGCCGGGGGTGAAGCCGGCTCGGGCGGCCACCGAACCGAAAAAGATCCCGCGATCGTGATCACGGGATCTTCTCCGGTGTGCTCCGTGGGGGAAGGGGTGGGTTACACGCCCTGGGCTAGCGCCTCATCGGCTCCCTCGACCTCCTTGATGTCGCGCGCCGCCGGCCCGGTGTAGTGGGCGCTGGGCCGGATCAGCCGCCCGGTGCGCTTCTCCTCCAGGATGTGTGCCGACCACCCCGCGGTCCGGGCGGAGGTGAACATCGACACGAACATGTCGGAGGGGATCTGGGCGAAGTCCAGGACCACCGCGGCCCAGTACTCTACGTTGGTGGCGAGCACCCGGTCCGGCTTGCGGGCGTGCAGCTCCTCCAGGGCCGCGTTCTCCAGCGCCGCGGCCACCTCGTAGCGCGGGGCGTCGAGTTCCTGGGCCGTGCGGCGCAGCACGCGGGCGCGGGGGTCCTCCGCACGGTAGATGCGGTGGCCGAAGCCCATGAGCCGGTCGCCGCGGTCCAGCGCCTGGCGTACGAACTGCCGCGCGTCCCCGATGCGTTCGGTCTCGTCCAGCATGTGCAGCACGCGGGCCGGGGCACCGCCGTGCAGCGGCCCGGACATGGCACCGACCGCGCCGGAGAGCGAGGCGGCCACGTCCGCCCCGGTGGAGGCGATGACACGGGACGTGAACGTGGACGCGTTCATCCCGTGCTCGGCAGCGGACGTCC
This region of Haloactinospora alba genomic DNA includes:
- a CDS encoding citrate synthase 2, which translates into the protein MSDFKPGLEGVVAFETEIAEPDKEGGALRYRGVDIENLVGRASFGRVWGLLVDNSFNPGLPFADPISLPVSTGDVRVDVQSTLATLAPRWGFKPLLDIDEQEARDNVARAASAALSVIAQSARGDQPAVPQSRVDEGRSVVEQFMIQLRGDPDPRHVKAVDAYWTSAAEHGMNASTFTSRVIASTGADVAASLSGAVGAMSGPLHGGAPARVLHMLDETERIGDARQFVRQALDRGDRLMGFGHRIYRAEDPRARVLRRTAQELDAPRYEVAAALENAALEELHARKPDRVLATNVEYWAAVVLDFAQIPSDMFVSMFTSARTAGWSAHILEEKRTGRLIRPSAHYTGPAARDIKEVEGADEALAQGV